A segment of the Allosaccharopolyspora coralli genome:
GACCCACTCCGTCAACCGCTGCGAGAGCACCAGCGCGTCATCGCCGAGCATCACGCAGTAGGCCGCCAGATCCTGTGCGTCCACTGTGGAAGGAATCGTGGTGTCTACCCCGGCCAACGGGTCGTCGAAACCGGTGCCGAAAGCCCAGCGGGACTCGTCGCCGCCGTGGTCCTCGGCCAACGCTTCGTAGGCGTTGTCGAACGACATCAGGGACCTCACATGTGCGGTACGGACTCGGGAATGTCGTAGAACGTCGGGTGCCGGTACACCTTGTCCCCGCTCGGAGCGAAGAACGGGTCCTTCTCGTCCGGGCTGGACGCGGTGATCGCGTCCGCGCGCACCACCCAGATGCTCACACCCTCGTTGCGCCGGGTGTAGAGGTTTCTGGCGTTGTGCAGCGCCATTTCCTCGTCCGGCGCGTGCAGGGAACCGACGTGCACGTGGTTGAGCCCCCGCTTGCCGCGGACGAACACCTCGAACAGCGGCCACGCCGAGCGCGGCACCGGGCTCTCGGACTGTCCGTTCTCGCTCATGCGAGCGCCTCCGTTTGTTGCCGGGCGGCCTGTTTCACCGCGTGGGCGGCCGCGGCGTCGCGCACCCACTGACCGTCTTCGTGGGCTCGCCGCCTGCGCTCAACCCGCTCCGCGTTACAGGGCCCGTTGCCCTTGAGGACGTTCTTGAACTCGTCCCAGTCCGGCGTGCCGAAATCGTGGCGCTCGCTCTCGGAGTTCCACACCAATTCCGGGTCCGGCAGTGTCACGCCGAGTGCCTCGGCCTGCGGAACCGTCATGTCCACGAACTTCTGCCGCAGCTCGTCGTTGGTGTGACGCTTGATCCGCCACGCCATCGACTGCTGGGTGTTCGGCGAGTCGCCGTCCGGCGGACCGAACATCATCAGCGACGGCCACCACCAGCGGTTCGTGGCCTCCTGCACCATCTCCTGCTGCGCCGCCGTGCCGCGCATCATCGTCATGAGCAGCTCGTAACCCTGTCGCTGGTGGAAGGACTCCTCCTTGCACACGCGCACCATCGCCCGCGCGTACGGCCCGTACGAGCTGCGGCACAGTGGAACCTGGTTGCAGATCGCCGCGCCGTCGACGAGCCATCCGATGACGCCGATGTCGGCGAAGTTCAACGTCGGGTAGTTGAAGATCGAGGAGTACTTCTGGCGGCTGCTGATGAGCTTGGTCGTCAGATCCTCGCGATCCGCGCCGAGCGTTTCCGCCGCCGAGTACAGGTAGAGCCCGTGGCCCGCCTCGTCCTGCACCTTCGCCAACAGGATCGCCTTGCGCCGCAGGCTCGGCGCGCGCGTCAGCCAGTTGCCCTCCGGCTGCATCCCGATGATCTCGGAGTGCGCGTGCTGGGAGATCTGGCGGACCAGCGTCTTGCGGTAGCCGTCGGGCATCCAGTCGCGGGGCTCGATGCGCTGGTCGTTCGCGACCCGGCCCTCGAAGTGGTCTTCGAGCTGCTGATCGGTCGGTGTGTCGGTGAGCTGCTGGGTCATGCCTGCACCGCCTCGTCGGATTCGGTCTCACGCTTGGCGACGAGCGTGAGCACGTCGTACTTCGCCACCGAGTCGCCGGCGGCGTTGGTCACGTCGGCGTCCCAGCGCACCTCGCCGTAGTCGGCGCCGTGGCGAGGAGTCAGACGCTTGGCAGTCAAGGTCACGGTCAGCTCGTCACCCGGATAGGTCGGGGTGAGGAACCGCAGGTTCTCCAGCCCGTAGTTCGCCAGCACGGGGCCGGGCGCGGGTTCGACGAACAGACCCGCCGCCAGCGACACCACGAGGTAACCGTGGGCGACGAGGCCTTCGAAGAACGGGTTGGCGCGCGCGGCCTCTTCGTCGGTGTGGGCGTAAAAGGTGTCGCCGGTGAACTCGGCGAAGTGCTCGACGTCCTCGGCCGTGACCGTCCGGGGACCGGCGACGACGGTGTCGCCGACGCGCAACTCTTCGAGATGCTTGCGGAACGGGTGCTCGTCGGTCTCGGTGCGCGCGGCCCCGGTGACCCACTGGCCCGTGACGGCGGTGAGCACGTCCGGAGTGCCCTGTACTGCGGTGCGCTGCATGTGGTGCAGGATGCCTCGCACACCGCCCATTTCTTCGCCGCCGCCCGCGCGGCCCGGTCCGCCGTGGACGAGCTGCGGCATCGGCGAACCGTGCCCGGTGGACTCCTTGGCGTCGTGGCGGTTGAGCACCAGCAGGCGACCGTGCCGGGAAGCGGCGCCGAGCACGACGGTGCGCGCGAAGTCCGTGTCGTCGGTGACGACCGAGCCCGCCAGCGAGCCGAGACCGCGCCGCGCGAGGTCGACGGCCTGCTCGGCGGTCTCGTAGGGCATCACGGTGCTCACCGGCCCGAACGCTTCGACTTCGTGCGGCTGCGGCTGCTCCGGGTCGTCGCAGCGCACCAGCATCGGTGAGACGAACGCGCCCTTCTCGGCCTCGGCGTCGACCAGCTCGACCTGCTCGGGATCGCCGTACGCGAGCGTGCCCGCCTCCAGTAGCGCCTTCAGCGACCGGCGCACCTCCTCACGCTGTTCGAGGCTGGCGAGCGCACCCATCCGGACGTCGGAGTTCGGGTGTCCGACCGTGACCTTGGACAGGCGGGCGCTCGCGGCCTCGATCACGTCGTCCATCGAGGACTTCGGCACGATGGCGCGGCGGATCGCGGTGCACTTCTGGCCCGCCTTGACCGTCATCTCGGTGACCAGCTGCTTGACGAACAGGTCGAACTCGTCAGTGCCCTTGACCGCGTCCGGGCCGAGGATCGAGCAGTTCAGTGAGTCGGCCTCCACGCCGAAACGCACCGAGTTCGCGACCACGGCCGGGTGGGCGCGCAGCCGCTGCCCGGTGGAAGCGGAGCCGGTGAACGCGACCACGTCCTGGTCGGTGAGGTGGTCGAGCAGGTCGCCGCTGCTGCCGCAGACCAGCTGCAGCGATCCTTCCGGCAGCAACCCGGACCCGACCATGAGCTCGACCAGCCGATGCGTGAGGTACGCGGTCTGGCTCGCGGGCTTGATCAGCGTGGGCATCCCGGCGATGAACGCGGGCGCGAACTTCTCCAGCGGCCCCCACACCGGGAAGTTGAACGCGTTGATCTGCACGGCCACGCCCTGCATCGGGGTGCAGATGTGCTGACCGAGGAACGTCCCTTCCCTGCTGAGGGCTTCGGTGCCGCCGTCGACGTAGACGTGTCCGGCGGGCATCTCGCGGCGGCCCTTGCTGGAGTAGGCGAACAGCACGCCGATCCCGCCGTCGATGTCGAACTTCGAGTCGCCGAGCGTGGAGCCGGTCCTGGCCGAGAGCGCGTACAGCTCCTCGCGGTGCTCGCGGAGGTACGACGCGAGCGTCTTGAGCAACGCGGCCCGCTGATGGAAGGTCAGCTCCCCCAGCGCCGGGCCACCGACCGCGCGTCCGTAGTCGAGCACTGAGGCCATGTCGATGCCTGCCGAGGACACAGCGGCGACCTCGTCGCCGGTGACGGCGTCGTGCAGCGGGACGCCGCTCTCCGTCGGGACGTGCCACTCGCCGTTGACGTAGCTCCGCAGGGCTGCCATGCGCGCCCGACCTCCTCCACACAGGGTTCACGGTCCGGCCGGTGCCGTGTCCGCATATTTACCGACCGTTCGTTCAGTACGGTACACCCGGACGCGGCACCGGGGAACACCCCGACCTCCGTCGACTCACACTTTCGGGGACACGGCGCGCGCACGGGCCTTCCCTCTCGGTCCGCCTCGGCGCTTAATGAGGGCCGCGAACGGCGAGACCGCACCGGCGCGACGCCCCGCTCCCGCACGAGACGGGAACCATCGACGCGGGGACCAAGGAGGGCGGCGATCGTGTCCCGACCCGACGACGTCACCCGCGCCTTCCTCCGCTTCCTCTACGTGAATCCCCGGTTCCGGCCCTCCATCGACGGTTTCCTGCGGGGCGCAGACGCGACCGTCGACGGGGTCGTCGTCACCGGCGACGAACTGCATCGGGTCCTCACACGGCTGCTCGGGCATAACCTGGTCGCCACGAGCGGCACCGTCGTCGACGGGTTGCCCGAACGCGTCGGCCTCACCGGAGCCGGCCTGATCTGCGCCGGTCAATTCGACGGCGACGTCCGGGCCTGGCAGGAGCACGCGTCCATGCGCGTCACAGTGCTCGACAGCGCCGGAGCGCTCGGACCGCCGGTGCTCGGGCCGGCCCCGCCCGCCGTTCGCATTCCCGTACCCCGCACGGAGCCGCCCACCGCCGGGCTCGCTCGCGTCGCGCGGGTCCTGCTGCTCACCCTGCCCAGTGTTCGTCGTGATCAGGAACAGTGCGCACCACTGCGCACCCTCGCCGAGCGCCTACTCGCCACCATCGAAGCGGGCGGGCCGACGAGTGAGATTCGAACGCGCGCGAACCGATTCCGGATCGAACTGGTCAGCGGGCCCGTCGCCGAGACCCTGGGTGTCGTGCTCGTGGACGGCCTCGACGAGGCAATCGCGGAGTGGGAACGGCCGTGCCCTGCGCTCACGCCGGTGCCGTCACCGACGACACCGGCGCACGCGGTGCTCCGCACGCCGGACCGAGCCGCCAACCGCCCACCCGACGGTTCTTCCGCCTGACGGTCGTCCTGCCTGAGGAACTGGCATGTGCCCGCGAACTGGGCGACGGCCCTGGACCACCCACCCCAGTTCCCAGGTGTTTTCTGACGTCGTGGTGGCCACCCGTCGCCAGGGTCGTCCGCTCCGAATACCCGGTATGAACGACACGCCCGCAGGTCCAGTGCTCCGGCGCAGTGTGGCCGGTCTGATCGGGCTGCTCGCGGCGGCATTCGCGCTGGCCGTCGGCCACCTTGTCGCAGCCTTGATCCAGCCGAACTCCTCGCCGTATCTCGCCGTCGGCAACACCGCGATCGACTTCACGCCCGAACCCGTCAAGGCGTTCGCCATCCGCACCTTCGGCGAGTCCGACAAGGTCGCGCTGCTGGTCGGCATGGCGGTCGTCATCGCGCTCGTCGCCGTGCTCGCCGGACTCCTCTCCCGGCGCAGCCCACGACCCGGAACCGTCGTCATCGGCTTGTTCGGTGTCATCGGCGTGGCCGCCGCCCTCTGGCGTCCCGATCTCGGCGTGCTCGGCGTGCTGCCGTCCGCCGTCGCCGCGTTCGCCGGTGCAGGGGCCTTCTCCTGGCTGCACTCCGTGGCATTGCGCGCCACCGCCGCACCGAACGGCGCCGACTCCGGCCCGGACGCCGGGGAGGACTCCACTCACCAGGGGCGGCGACGGGTCCTCGTCTCCACGGCGGCCGTAGCCGCCGGAGCGGGAGTCGCCGGGCTCGGTGGCCAGCTCCTCTCCCGGCAGGGTGGCGTCGAGGCGTCCCGGCAGGCACTGGCACCGCCGCGCAACGCGCGTCCCGCCCCGAAGATCCCGCAGGGCGCGGATTTCGCCCGTGTCGGCACCCCGACCTTCATCACGCCCAACGCGGACTTCTACCGCATCGACACGGCGTTGAGTGTTCCGCAGATCCGTCCCGAGGACTGGCAGTTGCGGGTGCACGGGATGGTCGACCGCGAACTCACGCTCGGCTACGAGGACCTCAAGGCTCGCAACGTCGTCGAACGCACCATCACCATGACGTGTGTGTCCAACGAAGTCGGTGGCCCCTACATCTCCACCGCGAACTTCGTCGGCGTGCCGATCCGCGACGTTCTGGCCGAGGCGGGTGTCCGCGCGGGCGCCGAGCAGGTGTTCAGCACCAGCGAGGACGGCTACACGGCAGGCACGCCTGTCGAGGTGCTCACCGACCCGAACCGGGACGCGCTGCTGGCCATCGGGATGAACGACGAACCCTTGCCCGCACAGCACGGGTTTCCCGTACGAATGGTCGTGCCCGGTCTCTACGGGTTCGTCTCGGCGACGAAGTGGGTCGTGGATCTCGAGCTGACGACTTTCGACAAGCAGACCTACTGGGAGGAACGCGGCTGGGCGGAGCGTGCGCCGATCAAGACCCAGTCGCGGATCGACAGTCCGGGCGGATTCGATCAGCTTCCCGCAGGGCGCACCACCGTCGCGGGAATCGCATGGGCCCAGCACACCGGCATCGACCGCGTCGAGGTCCGTGCCGACGGTGGGCCCTGGCAGCAGGCGCAACTGTCCACTGAGGTCAATACGGACACGTGGCGGATGTGGCGGGTCGAACTCGACCTCGCTCCGGGCGGGCACACGCTGGAATGCCGTGCCACGGACCGCAGCGGCTACACCCAGACACCGGAGCGTGTCGGTGTGATTCCCGACGGAGCCACCGGCTGGCACTCCGTGTTCGTGACCGCGACCTGAGTCTCAGAGCGCTTTTCGGAACTGGGGTCGGTGGCCCGGTACCGCCGCCCCAGTTCGCGCCTCGCGGCGTTGGGGTCCTCTTGAGTACCACGCGTACGCGGCGAGAACCCCTGCCTTGCGAGGCACGAACTCCGAACGCCGGAGCCCCTCACTGTGCAGCGGCTGGGCACGTATGAGGCGTGCCCTGGGGGCACCAAGGACAGTTCCCCAATGCACTCTGAGTCGCCAATTCCGGCCTCATCTCCCAAAACTTCGCATTTCCGACCAATCACCCAAATGATCGTCACCGAATATCCGGTGTCTGCACGGCAATGCAAGCGAGAGGAACACCGATGAGGACCTATCGACGTCGCGTCACCGCCATCGCCTCGGCGGCGACGCTCGGGCTGCTGCTGTCCGCGTGCGGCGGCGCCCAGGAGGACGCTGCGCCGGCCCAGGAAGACGCGGCCGCCCAGGAGCAGGCGCCCGCCTCCGAGCAGCAGAACGAGCAGCAGGCTCCACCCGAGCAGGGCGACATGGCCCCCGGTGGCGGCGTCACCACGGCCGAGGACGTCTACGGCCCTGGCTGCGCTCAGGTCCCCACGGACGGTGAGGGCTCGGTGCAAGGCATGATCGACGACCCGGTGGGCACCGCCGCGGGCAACAACCCGCTGCTGACGAAGCTCACCGCGGCGGTCGGCGCGGCCGGTCTCGGCGACACGTTGAACCAGACCGACGCCGAGTACACCGTTTTCGCACCTGCCGACCCCGCGTTCGACGAGCTCCCGCCGGAACAGCTCGACGCACTGCTCAACGACCCGGCCCAGCAGCAACAACTCTCCGACGTTCTCACCTACCACGTCGTGCCGAAGCGGATGACCGCCGAGGAAGTCGCCCAGGCCGGCAGCCTCGAGACCGTCCAGGGTGGACAGCTGATGGCCGAGGGCGAAGGCGAGGCAATGACCGTCAACGGCGCGAACGTGCTGTGCGGCAACGTGCCGACCGCCAACGCCACGGTTTTCGTCATCGACCAGGTGCTGATGCCGGAAATGTGAGCGAACACCGCGGTGCACCCACTCGTGCATCGGGCTCCCGGACAGCGGGGCGGGGCGTATGACGTCCCGCCCCGCTTCCTTGTCGCACGAGGATCACGGGCGTGTCCGGCACAGATCGGGTTTCCGCCTTGGACTCACCAGCGGGTCCTCATCTCGCGGCCGGCGAGACAGGGTCGACGTGGCGAAGGTCGCGACCTGAGATCGGCCGCCTCTGGTAGCGGGTGGCGTCGAGGACGAGGATGGTGGGTGTGTCGGGATTGCCGTGCCCCGACCGGGAGCCTGAGGATGCCGTTCGACACCGACACGAGCCGGACCGCAGAACAGAACCGCGACCCGGCGTTGAGTGAGGCCTACCGGCGCTGCCGGGACCTGCATGCCGCTCACGGCAAGACCTACTATCTCGCCAGTAAACTCCTCACGCCCGCACAGCGTCCCGGGATCCACGCCCTGTACGGCTTCGCGCGGTGGGTCGACGACATCGTCGACGACCTCGACCCTCGACGCAGCACGGGTTCCAGGGCCGCCGAGATCGACGCGCTGGAGCGTGTGTTGCTCACCGGCCTGCGTGCGGGCCTGGTGCGTCATCCAGTGCTGAGTGCCGTCGTCGACACGG
Coding sequences within it:
- the paaB gene encoding 1,2-phenylacetyl-CoA epoxidase subunit PaaB produces the protein MSENGQSESPVPRSAWPLFEVFVRGKRGLNHVHVGSLHAPDEEMALHNARNLYTRRNEGVSIWVVRADAITASSPDEKDPFFAPSGDKVYRHPTFYDIPESVPHM
- the paaA gene encoding 1,2-phenylacetyl-CoA epoxidase subunit PaaA — encoded protein: MTQQLTDTPTDQQLEDHFEGRVANDQRIEPRDWMPDGYRKTLVRQISQHAHSEIIGMQPEGNWLTRAPSLRRKAILLAKVQDEAGHGLYLYSAAETLGADREDLTTKLISSRQKYSSIFNYPTLNFADIGVIGWLVDGAAICNQVPLCRSSYGPYARAMVRVCKEESFHQRQGYELLMTMMRGTAAQQEMVQEATNRWWWPSLMMFGPPDGDSPNTQQSMAWRIKRHTNDELRQKFVDMTVPQAEALGVTLPDPELVWNSESERHDFGTPDWDEFKNVLKGNGPCNAERVERRRRAHEDGQWVRDAAAAHAVKQAARQQTEALA
- the paaZ gene encoding phenylacetic acid degradation bifunctional protein PaaZ, with amino-acid sequence MAALRSYVNGEWHVPTESGVPLHDAVTGDEVAAVSSAGIDMASVLDYGRAVGGPALGELTFHQRAALLKTLASYLREHREELYALSARTGSTLGDSKFDIDGGIGVLFAYSSKGRREMPAGHVYVDGGTEALSREGTFLGQHICTPMQGVAVQINAFNFPVWGPLEKFAPAFIAGMPTLIKPASQTAYLTHRLVELMVGSGLLPEGSLQLVCGSSGDLLDHLTDQDVVAFTGSASTGQRLRAHPAVVANSVRFGVEADSLNCSILGPDAVKGTDEFDLFVKQLVTEMTVKAGQKCTAIRRAIVPKSSMDDVIEAASARLSKVTVGHPNSDVRMGALASLEQREEVRRSLKALLEAGTLAYGDPEQVELVDAEAEKGAFVSPMLVRCDDPEQPQPHEVEAFGPVSTVMPYETAEQAVDLARRGLGSLAGSVVTDDTDFARTVVLGAASRHGRLLVLNRHDAKESTGHGSPMPQLVHGGPGRAGGGEEMGGVRGILHHMQRTAVQGTPDVLTAVTGQWVTGAARTETDEHPFRKHLEELRVGDTVVAGPRTVTAEDVEHFAEFTGDTFYAHTDEEAARANPFFEGLVAHGYLVVSLAAGLFVEPAPGPVLANYGLENLRFLTPTYPGDELTVTLTAKRLTPRHGADYGEVRWDADVTNAAGDSVAKYDVLTLVAKRETESDEAVQA
- a CDS encoding molybdopterin-dependent oxidoreductase, encoding MNDTPAGPVLRRSVAGLIGLLAAAFALAVGHLVAALIQPNSSPYLAVGNTAIDFTPEPVKAFAIRTFGESDKVALLVGMAVVIALVAVLAGLLSRRSPRPGTVVIGLFGVIGVAAALWRPDLGVLGVLPSAVAAFAGAGAFSWLHSVALRATAAPNGADSGPDAGEDSTHQGRRRVLVSTAAVAAGAGVAGLGGQLLSRQGGVEASRQALAPPRNARPAPKIPQGADFARVGTPTFITPNADFYRIDTALSVPQIRPEDWQLRVHGMVDRELTLGYEDLKARNVVERTITMTCVSNEVGGPYISTANFVGVPIRDVLAEAGVRAGAEQVFSTSEDGYTAGTPVEVLTDPNRDALLAIGMNDEPLPAQHGFPVRMVVPGLYGFVSATKWVVDLELTTFDKQTYWEERGWAERAPIKTQSRIDSPGGFDQLPAGRTTVAGIAWAQHTGIDRVEVRADGGPWQQAQLSTEVNTDTWRMWRVELDLAPGGHTLECRATDRSGYTQTPERVGVIPDGATGWHSVFVTAT
- a CDS encoding fasciclin domain-containing protein, which encodes MRTYRRRVTAIASAATLGLLLSACGGAQEDAAPAQEDAAAQEQAPASEQQNEQQAPPEQGDMAPGGGVTTAEDVYGPGCAQVPTDGEGSVQGMIDDPVGTAAGNNPLLTKLTAAVGAAGLGDTLNQTDAEYTVFAPADPAFDELPPEQLDALLNDPAQQQQLSDVLTYHVVPKRMTAEEVAQAGSLETVQGGQLMAEGEGEAMTVNGANVLCGNVPTANATVFVIDQVLMPEM